One window from the genome of Enterobacteriaceae bacterium Kacie_13 encodes:
- a CDS encoding secY/secA suppressor protein encodes MSMYVTLEEAIDAAREEFLEAAQDRIQDDEEPLPDQFNLQKYIMQDGDIMWQAEFLSGEGESIDALTFRSGAAAQAIFDEDYDVIELEEEWLEEATLYEWDEGEFQHEPQTDTEEGAAAAEEWDDEDDYPGRDID; translated from the coding sequence ATGAGCATGTACGTAACGCTTGAAGAGGCTATTGATGCCGCCCGCGAAGAATTTCTCGAAGCCGCACAGGATAGGATCCAGGACGATGAAGAGCCGCTTCCTGATCAGTTCAATTTGCAGAAATACATCATGCAGGATGGCGATATCATGTGGCAGGCGGAGTTTCTAAGCGGTGAAGGCGAATCTATTGATGCACTGACCTTCCGCAGCGGTGCTGCCGCACAGGCCATTTTCGATGAGGACTATGACGTCATCGAACTGGAAGAAGAGTGGCTGGAAGAAGCGACGCTGTACGAATGGGACGAGGGAGAATTCCAGCACGAACCGCAGACCGACACTGAGGAGGGTGCAGCTGCTGCTGAGGAGTGGGATGATGAGGACGATTATCCGGGACGTGATATCGACTAA
- a CDS encoding YceK/YidQ family lipoprotein, with amino-acid sequence MIKRVIFRGCVLAFLTTMLTGCGSIISRTVPGQGHGNQYYPGVQWDLRDSPWRFVTVIDVPLSMIVDTFMLPVDARHGPYD; translated from the coding sequence GTGATTAAACGGGTAATTTTTCGCGGATGTGTTCTGGCATTTCTGACCACCATGCTGACGGGCTGTGGCAGCATCATCAGCCGGACAGTGCCGGGGCAGGGACATGGCAATCAGTATTATCCCGGCGTGCAATGGGATTTGCGCGATAGCCCGTGGCGTTTTGTCACCGTCATCGACGTACCTTTGTCGATGATCGTCGACACCTTTATGTTGCCGGTTGACGCCCGCCACGGACCTTATGACTAG
- the mdoH gene encoding glucans biosynthesis glucosyltransferase MdoH has product MNKSTHSTHEYVEALPLPEEQKAALLQQLPAAEDEAFATVHRRLGADDMASAAAAAADADAPLASVKARVGAGWPYALEKGSLDEVDNEGRTIASAMPPVKRSSMFPDVWRTNPVGRFWDNLMGRSAASRHRASEMPESEKRWRHAGSVRRYILLALMLVQTAIATWYMKTILPYQGWALIDPADMLNQDWLQSVLQLLPYVLQTGILVLFAILFCWVSAGFWTALMGFLQLLIGRDKYSITASTKGDEPLNPNNRTALIMPICNEDVERVFAGLRATYESVKATGDLDQFDIYVLSDSYDPDICVAEQKAWMEVCRDVDGHGRIFYRRRRRRVKRKSGNIDDWCRRWGGEYAYMVILDADSVMSGECLTGLARLMDANPNAGIIQSSPKASGMDTLYARCQQFATRVYGPLFTAGLHFWQLGESHYWGHNAIIRVKPFIEHCALAPLPGEGSFAGSIMSHDFVEAALMRRAGWGVWIAYDLPGSYEELPPNLLDELKRDRRWCHGNLMNFRLFLVKGMHPVHRAVFLTGVMSYLSAPLWFTFLALSTALQVVHTLMEPQYFLQPRQLFPVWPQWRPELAIALFSTTMVLLFLPKLLSIVLIWAKGAKQFGGGLRLLLSMLLEMLFSVLLAPVRMLFHTVFVVSAFLGWEVVWNSPQRDDDDTPWGEAFKRHGSQLLLGAVWAAGMAWLDLRFLWWLAPIVFSLILSPIVSVLSSRATLGIKSKRAKLFLIPEEYDPPRELVATDEYLKLNRERKLQNGFMHAVFDPTFNALATAMATSRHLMRDAVENGRRAHLEQALKTGPKDLGKADRLLLLSDPVLMARLHSAVWTQPDQRAWSEHYSKLPRNVEAFPETQTLEVKPA; this is encoded by the coding sequence ATGAATAAGTCAACGCACTCTACTCATGAATATGTAGAAGCTTTGCCACTTCCTGAAGAACAGAAAGCGGCACTTCTTCAGCAGCTCCCGGCTGCTGAAGACGAAGCTTTTGCCACCGTGCATCGGCGCTTAGGCGCTGATGACATGGCTTCAGCGGCGGCTGCCGCCGCGGACGCCGATGCGCCTCTGGCCTCGGTGAAAGCGCGCGTCGGCGCTGGCTGGCCTTACGCGCTGGAGAAGGGCTCGCTGGATGAGGTGGATAATGAAGGCCGCACCATCGCGAGCGCCATGCCTCCGGTTAAACGTTCCAGCATGTTCCCTGATGTCTGGCGCACCAACCCGGTAGGGCGTTTTTGGGACAATCTGATGGGGCGCAGTGCAGCTTCCCGTCATCGTGCCTCTGAAATGCCGGAATCTGAAAAGCGCTGGCGTCATGCGGGCTCCGTCCGTCGTTATATTTTGCTGGCTTTGATGCTGGTGCAAACGGCGATCGCGACCTGGTACATGAAAACTATTCTGCCTTATCAGGGCTGGGCGCTGATCGACCCCGCGGATATGCTGAATCAGGACTGGTTACAGTCGGTTCTGCAACTTTTACCGTATGTGCTGCAGACAGGGATCCTGGTGCTGTTTGCCATCCTTTTCTGTTGGGTGTCGGCCGGTTTCTGGACGGCGCTGATGGGCTTTTTACAACTGCTCATCGGTCGCGATAAATACAGCATCACGGCTTCGACCAAAGGCGATGAGCCACTGAACCCGAATAACCGTACTGCGTTGATCATGCCGATTTGTAACGAAGACGTGGAGCGCGTTTTCGCGGGTCTTCGTGCAACGTATGAGTCCGTGAAAGCGACGGGTGATTTGGATCAGTTTGATATCTATGTCCTGAGCGACAGCTATGACCCAGATATCTGCGTGGCCGAGCAAAAAGCCTGGATGGAAGTGTGCCGAGACGTTGATGGTCACGGTCGTATCTTCTATCGCCGTCGTCGTCGCCGTGTGAAACGTAAAAGCGGTAACATTGATGACTGGTGCCGTCGCTGGGGCGGGGAATATGCCTACATGGTTATTCTCGATGCTGACAGCGTCATGAGTGGCGAATGTCTGACCGGTCTGGCGCGTCTGATGGATGCCAACCCGAACGCTGGTATTATCCAGTCTTCGCCGAAAGCATCTGGCATGGATACGCTGTATGCGCGTTGTCAGCAGTTCGCAACACGCGTCTATGGCCCGTTGTTTACTGCCGGTTTGCACTTCTGGCAACTGGGTGAATCCCATTACTGGGGTCACAACGCTATTATTCGCGTCAAACCTTTTATCGAGCACTGTGCGCTTGCACCGTTGCCGGGTGAAGGGTCGTTTGCCGGTTCCATCATGTCGCATGACTTCGTGGAAGCGGCACTGATGCGCCGTGCGGGCTGGGGCGTGTGGATAGCATACGATCTGCCGGGCAGTTATGAAGAATTACCGCCGAACCTGCTGGATGAGCTGAAACGCGATCGCCGCTGGTGTCATGGTAACCTGATGAACTTCCGCCTGTTCCTAGTGAAAGGGATGCACCCGGTTCACCGTGCAGTGTTCCTGACAGGCGTGATGTCTTATCTGTCCGCTCCGCTGTGGTTTACGTTCCTGGCCCTGTCTACAGCCTTGCAAGTGGTGCATACGCTGATGGAACCGCAGTACTTCCTGCAACCGCGCCAGCTGTTCCCGGTGTGGCCGCAGTGGCGTCCTGAGCTGGCCATCGCGCTGTTCTCGACCACCATGGTGCTGCTGTTCCTGCCAAAACTGCTGAGTATTGTCCTGATTTGGGCTAAGGGTGCGAAGCAATTTGGCGGCGGCTTGCGTTTGCTGCTTTCCATGTTGCTGGAAATGCTGTTCTCAGTCCTGCTGGCACCTGTGCGCATGTTGTTCCACACCGTATTCGTGGTCAGCGCGTTCCTGGGCTGGGAAGTGGTCTGGAATTCACCGCAGCGTGATGATGATGACACGCCGTGGGGCGAAGCCTTTAAACGTCATGGTTCACAACTGTTGCTGGGTGCTGTCTGGGCTGCCGGTATGGCATGGCTGGACTTACGCTTCTTGTGGTGGCTCGCGCCTATCGTCTTTTCTCTGATCCTCTCGCCAATCGTGTCGGTGTTGTCAAGCCGCGCGACGCTCGGGATTAAGAGTAAGAGAGCCAAGCTGTTCCTGATCCCGGAAGAGTATGATCCTCCGCGAGAGCTGGTGGCGACTGATGAATATCTCAAACTGAACCGTGAGCGCAAATTGCAAAACGGCTTCATGCATGCGGTATTCGATCCGACGTTCAATGCACTGGCCACAGCTATGGCAACTTCGCGTCACCTGATGCGTGATGCGGTTGAAAATGGCCGTCGCGCTCACCTTGAGCAGGCCTTGAAAACCGGACCGAAAGATTTAGGCAAGGCCGATCGCCTGCTCCTTCTGAGCGATCCGGTACTGATGGCGCGCTTACACTCTGCGGTCTGGACGCAACCGGATCAGCGGGCGTGGAGTGAGCATTACAGTAAATTGCCGCGTAACGTTGAGGCTTTCCCTGAAACCCAGACGCTGGAAGTTAAACCCGCCTGA